Genomic DNA from Pseudomonas helmanticensis:
CGGGTACCGATCAGGGACATGCCGCGTTCGAGGATGCTGTCGGCCAGAACAGGAAGCTGATAAGGCTTGCTGCCATTGAATTCGTTGAGTTCTTTTTCGGTATCCAGCTCTTCCTGATAAATAACGGAAGACTGGGCCGTGGCGGAATTTTTAACCTGCTGAGACTGCTCTTGAACTGGAGAATGAGCAGCGCAACCAAACAACAGGGTGACGAGTGCGAGAGGCACGAGGGGTGCGAAGCGCTTTAGCATGGGCACGACCGTGGCTGATAGTTGTAAAGAAGCCGAGACTATGCCCGCTATCGACCTCATTTGCAAATTCAATCGATCTTTTTGTGACTTCTCGGTTTCTCGTTTACATCTAAGCGCTTAAGCCCATTTGAGTCGATACGCGGCCTGCACAGCGTGCAGGAAAGCGGATTTTCTGGCGCCTGAAATATGCCGAAACCTGCTGAAAGCCCCGGAATAAAAGGGATGGCTACCAGCCGAGGGTTTCTTTGAGGAAGGGAATTGTCAGCTTGCGTTGCGCCTGTAAAGAGGCCTGATCGAGCTGTTCAAGCAGATCGAACAGCGCACTCATGCTGCGAGTGCCGCGAGTCAAAATAAAATGTCCGACTTCATCGGTCAGGTGCAGACCACGACGTGATGCGCGCAATTGCAAGGCTCGCAATTTGTCTTCATCGGAAAGCGGGCGCATCTGGAAAATCAGCGCCATGGTCAGGCGGGATTTCAAGTCAGCCAGTTTCACCGGCAGTTCACGCGGCGAAGTCGAGGCGGCAATCAGCAAGCGGCGACCGCTGTCACGCAGGCGGTTGAACAGATGAAACATCGCCTCTTCCCAGTCAGCCTTGCCGGCAATCACCTGCAAGTCATCCAGGCAAACCAGTTCGTACTGTTCAAGGTTATCGAGGATTTCGACGCCGCGATCCATCAACTCGGCCAATGGCAGGTAAACCGCCGGCTCACCCATCTGCTCGAAACGCAAGCAAGCCGCCTGCAACAGATGCGTGCGCCCTACGCCGTGTTTGCCCCACAGATAGATCAGGCTTTCGGTCCAGCCGGCGTCGGCTTCGCAAAGGCGCTCGACATAGCCGAGTGCAGCGGCATTGGCGCCTGGGTAGTAGTTGATGAAGGTGGCGTCGTCACGCAGACGCACACCTAGGGGCAGCTGAATCGGTTTCATGCTGACTGAACAGTTCTCAAGGAACCGTTAGTGGCCTCTGTGTAAAGTTGGCGAAGTTTATACCCGTGAAGCTGAGCGCACAATGCGACAGAGTCCAAGCAAAATCAAAGGTTTGCGTTAACACACTGGTTTTATGACAGATTCTTTGGCACATCCGGGCAGCAAATGCCTGCATGAGCCGGGCCAACCCGACTATTCGCCGGGTCGCCCTCGCCATTACAACTCCGGTTCGTCGACGCCACTATAAATCTCGGAGTCCTTGTACAAGTCGTGCACATGGCGCACCAGCACCATGATGACCGCCGCCACCGGCAGCGCCAGCAGGACACCGGTGAAGCCGAACAACTCGCCGCCCGCCAGAATCGCGAAGATCACCGCCACCGGGTGCAGACCGATGCGGTCGCCCACCAGCAATGGCGTCAGGACCATGCCTTCCAGCGCCTGACCGACCATGAATACCGCAACGATGCCGAACATTGGATAAAGATCGCCACCGAACTGGAACAGCCCGGCAACCAGTGCCGCGCCGATGCCGATCACAAACCCCATGTACGGCACGATCGCCGCCAGACCGGCGATCAAGCCGATCAACAGACCCAGCTCGAGACCAACGATCATCAGACCGGCCGCATAAATCACACCCAACGCCAGCATCACCAGCAACTGCCCGCGAACGAACGCCCCCAGCACTTCATGACACTCACCGGCCAGGGCGACCACGCGTTCTTCGCGATCACGCGGCAGCAGGCTGCGGATCTTCGCCATCATCACGTCCCAATCGCGCAGCAAGTAGAAACTTACTACCGGGATCAACACCAGATTCGCCAACCAGCCGATCAGCGCCAGGCTCGACGCCGTGGCCTGGCTCAGCACCACACTGACGATGTCGGTGGTCTGGCCCATGTGCTCACTGATCGCCGCCTTGACCTTGTCGAACTTCCAGAAGCCATCCGACAACCCCAGCTTCGCCTGCGCCCACGGCAGTGCGGTGTGCTGCAGCCAATCGAGCATTTGCGGCGCCAGTTCGTACAAACGCAGCAACTGCTTCGCGAGCATCGGTACCAGCACCAGCAACAGCGCCGTGACGATCAGGGTGAACAAGGCAAATACCGCGATCACGCCCCAGGTGCGCGACAGACCGAGCCTTTCCAGTCGATCCACCAGCGGATCGAACAGATAAGCCAGCAGCAACGCCACCAGGAACGGCGTGAGGATCGGGTGCAGCAACCAGACAAACGCGCAAAGCAGGATTACCCCACCGAGCCAGAACCAACGCCGCGTATCGGCCATGTACCACTCCTGTTGCTTCTATATAAGGAAAGACTTACCAGCGAAACCGCAAGGACGGTGCCGCCGGTGTCGGAGCCGCAGCCGCGACCGGTGCCGCACCTGCAACCGCAGCCTGTGGCGCTGCCACCGGAGCTGGCACCTCAGGCGGCAGTTCCTGCAACTTCGCCAGCGACAACTGCGCGCGCATTTGATCGGCGCTGCCATTGACCCGATACACGATGCGATCGCCATCGACACTTTGCAGACGCACGCCGAACGGTTCGAGTAACCGCAACAGCGTCGCGTAATGCTCAAGATTCATGCCCTGCACTTCCAGCGTCTGTTGCCCCGTAGCACCGGGCTTGGCGACAAAACGCGGCGCGAGGCGCTCAGCCACTGCCAGCATCACCGCATCCGCCACGGCAGCCTGATCGGCGCCCTGCACGCTGCCGGCTTCTTTTTGGTCGCCGAGCCACAAATGCCATTTGGCCTGCCATTGTCCGCCCTCTTCGCGCGCATGCACCGCCAACAGGGCATCGGCGTTATAGCGCTCGGACGCGCCGCGCAAGGGTGCCGGATCAGTGCCTTCCAGCGCCGGCGCGGTGGCGACCAGTTGTTCACTCAAATCCGCCAACGGCAAACGCAACGGCAAGCCACGGTGTTGCGCAGCGGCACGTAACGGAGCGGCAGCCGCCTGACCATCGCCGACCAGGCTTGAGCCTTCAGTCGAGTCATTCAGCCACCAGCTGAGGATCGACGGCCGACTGGCGCCCCACATCGACAGCCCGGCACGACGCAACGCCTGCTCGGTGGTCGACGGATCGAAATCGACCTTCAACACCTCCGGCGGCCCGGCATCGAAACCGAATTGACTGATGATTTGCTGCGGATCCTTGCGAATCGCCGCCAGCCCCGGGTTCTGCGGGGCTTTCGGGTCGCCGGTCAGGCGCAGAATCAGCGTATCCAGCGCCGCCTGAGTGGCGCGATCGCGCTCTTCCGGCGCCTGACCGTTGACCGGCTCGCGTACTTGATAAAGGCCTTTGAGGTTTTCGGCGTGACTCGCCAGGCTGACCAGAGACAAACAACCCACAAACAACAATTTACACAAACGCATGGAGAATTCCCGTCGACAGGAGCGGCTGGAACAGGCCGCGTGAACCGGTTGAGCAAGGCTGTGACACTCGGCCGTTGCAAAACATTCACACGGCAACGGTAAGTTTTTGCACAGTGATAACGATAGACGGTTAATTGCCACACCTTATACAGGCACCCACGCCGCTCAATTGCAAAAAAATTCCGCTGATATGGCCCTGCCCGTCGGTGCGAGGATGGCCGCTGCCCCTCAAGCCTGATAAAATCGCGCGCCTTCGCAGACCGGCAACAGCCGGGCACCTCGAAACTCGCGTGAGGCCATTGCCCTCTCGATTTCGAAGTTCCCGCTGAACTCGGTCGTTACCCCTGAATCCCCTCCCCTAAAGGCCTGGATCATGAGCAAGCAACCCTCCCTGAGCTACAAGGACGCCGGTGTAGACATCGACGCCGGTGAAGCATTGGTCGAACGCATCAAGAGCGTCGCCAAGCGCACTGCGCGCCCGGAAGTCATGGGCGGCCTGGGCGGTTTCGGCGCCCTCTGCGAAATCCCGGCCGGCTACAAGCAGCCTGTGCTGGTTTCCGGCACCGACGGCGTCGGCACCAAGCTGCGTCTGGCGCTGAACCTGAACAAGCACGACAGCATCGGCATCGACCTGGTTGCCATGTGCGTCAACGACCTCGTGGTGTGCGGCGCCGAGCCACTGTTCTTCCTCGACTACTACGCCACCGGCAAACTCAATGTCGAGACCGCGACCCAAGTGGTCACCGGCATCGGCGCTGGCTGCGAACTGTCGGGTTGCTCGCTGGTTGGCGGCGAAACCGCTGAAATGCCTGGCATGTACGAAGGCGAAGACTACGACCTGGCCGGCTTCTGCGTCGGCGTCGTGGAAAAAGCTGAAATCATCGACGGCTCGAAAGTCGCCACCGGTGACGCGCTGATCGCGCTGCCATCGTCCGGCCCGCACTCGAACGGCTACTCGCTGATCCGCAAGATCATCGAAGTGTCCGGCGCCGACATCGAAAACATCCAGCTCGACGGCAAACCGCTGACCGACCTGCTGATGGCCCCGACCCGCATCTACGTGAAGCCGCTGCTCAAGCTGATCAAAGACACCGGCGCCGTCAAAGCCATGGCCCACATCACCGGTGGTGGCCTGCTCGACAACATCCCGCGCGTACTGCCAAAAGGCGCTCAGGCCGTGGTTGACGTGGCTAGCTGGACTCGCCCTGCCGTATTCGATTGGCTGCAAGAGAAAGGCAACGTTGACGAAACCGAGATGCACCGCGTACTGAACTGCGGCGTCGGCATGGTTATCTGCGTGGCTCAGGAGCACGTTGAAGTAGCCCTGAACACTCTGCGTGACGCTGGCGAACAGCCTTGGGTCATCGGCCAGATCGCTGCGGCCGCCGAAGGTGCCGCTCAGGTTGATCTGCAGAACCTTAAGGCTCATTAATGTCCGCAACCTGTGATGTCGTGGTGCTGTTGTCCGGCACCGGCAGTAACTTGCAGGCTTTGATCGACAGCACGCGGACCGGCGACAGCCCGGTTCGCATCGCTGCGGTGATTTCCAACCGCGCCGACGCCTACGGCCTGCAACGCGCCAGTGATGCGGGTATCGCTACTCGCTCGCTGGATCACAAGGCATTCGAAGGTCGCGAGGCCTTCGATGCTGCTCTGATCGAACTGATCGACGAATTCAATCCGAAACTTGTGGTGCTGGCCGGCTTCATGCGCATTCTCAGCGCTGATTTCGTTCGTCACTACCAAGGGCGCCTGCTCAATATCCACCCGTCGCTGCTGCCCAAATACAAAGGGTTACACACTCATCAGCGCGCGCTGGAAGCCGGCGACACCGAGCACGGCTGCTCCGTGCACTTCGTCACCGAGGAACTCGATGGCGGACCACTGGTCGTACAGGCAGTATTACCGGTAGAGTTGCACGACACGCCGCACAGTCTCGCGCAGCGAGTTCACGTTCAGGAACACCTGATCTATCCGATGGCAGTACGCTGGTTCGCCGAAGGCAGACTGGCACTCGGTGAGCAAGGTGCTTTACTGGATGGCCAGTTACTCGCGGCCAGCGGCCACTTGATTCGAAACTAGGAGATATTATGCGTCGCGCCCTGCTCTTCGCTTGCGCTCTGCTCGCCCTGCCATTCGCGCAGGCAGCGGACCTTCAACCGTTCTCCGCCAGCTACACCGCCGACTGGAAGCAGTTGCCCATGAGCGGCACCGCCGAGCGCAGCCTGGTCAAGGAAGCCAACGGCGTCTGGAAGCTCAGCTTCAAGGCCTCGATGATGATCGCCAGCCTGACTGAAGAAAGCACCCTGACCCTGGACAAAGACACCCTGCTGCCGCAGTCCTACCACTTCGAACGTGGCGGTCTGGGCAAAGCCAAGAAGGCTGATCTGGATTTCGACTGGAACAGCAAGATGGTCACCGGCACCGACCGTGGCGACGCGGTGAAGATCCCGCTGAACCGTGGCATGGTCGACAAATCCACTTACCAGCTGGCCCTGCAACATGATGTGGCAGCCGGCAAAAAGACCATGAGCTATCAAGTGGTCGATGATGGCGAAGTCGATACCTATGACTTCCGCGTGCTGGGTTCGGAAAAAGTCGAGACCAAGGCTGGCAAGATCGACGCAATCAAGGTCGAGCGCGTACGCGACCCGACACAAAGCAAGCGCATCACCGTCCTCTGGTTCGCCAAGGATTGGGATTACCTGCTGGTTCGCCTGCAACAGGTTGAAACCGACGGCAAGGAGTACAACATCATGCTCCAGGACGGCACGGTCAACGGCAAAACCGTTAAGGGCAGCTGATCCGCGCAAGAACAAAGAGCCCCGCAAATGCGGGGCTTTTTTGTGCCCCTGCAGGAGCTGCGGCACGCTGCGATCTTTTGATCCTGATCTTTAAAATCAACATCACAGATCGCAGCCTCGTTTCACTCGACAGCTCCTACAGGGATGTATTCAGACCGAGAATTTGGCGACCATGTTGTTCAGGTCCACCGCCAGCCGCGACAACTCCTGACTCGCGGCACTGGTCTGATTGGCCCCCGCCGAAGTCTGCATCGCCAGATCGCGAATATTCATCAGATTGCGATCCACCTCGCGCGCCACCGCTGCCTGCTCTTCCGAAGCACTGGCGATGACCAGATTGCGCTCGTTGATCAAGGTAAACGCCGAGGCAATTTCCTCCAATGCCGTACCGGCGGCCTTGGCCAGCTCCAGTGTCGAACGCGCGCGCGCATTGCTCTGCTGCATCGAACTGACTGCCGAATCGGTGCCCTGCTGAATGCCGCCAATCATCTGCTCGATCTCCTGCGTCGACTGCTGCGTGCGATGCGCCAGCGCGCGCACCTCATCCGCCACCACCGCAAACCCGCGCCCGGCATCACCGGCCCGCGCCGCTTCAATCGCCGCATTCAGCGCCAGCAGATTGGTCTGCTCGGCAATCGAGCGAATCACATCCAGTACCTTGCTGATGCCGTGAACCTTCTGCGCCAGATCTTCTACCTGCGAGGCATTGTTGGTTACGTCTTCAGCAAGAAACTCGATCGACGAAACGGTCTGCTGCACCTGTTCGCGACCCTGTTGGGCGATGCGATCGGATTCACGCGAAGCCTCGGAAGTCGCCACCGCATTGCTGGCCACCTCCTCCACCGCCGCGGTCATCTGATTCACCGCCGTGGCTGCTTGCTCGATTTCCAGACTCTGCTGATGCAACCCGCGCGTCGCGTCTTCGGTGACGCAACTGAGCTCCTCGGACGCCGAAGCCAATTGGCTGGAAGACTCGGAAATTTGTCGAATCGTGTCACGCAGGTTGTGCTGCATGCTCTTCAGCGCGTGCAGCAGTCGCGCCGGCTCATCCTTGCCGCTGATATTGATATCGCCGGTCAGATCACCACCCGCCACCACCTCGGCCACGCCCAACGATTGCGCCAGCGGCAGCACGATGCTGCGGGTCAGCAACAGCGCCAGGCCAATGGTGATCAGTGCAGTAACAGCGATCATCACGCCAACCCACACCCGCGAATTGATAAACACCAGTCGCGCTGCCTCTGTCGCCAGGCTGGCATTGTGTTTGTTCAGCTCGACCAGCGCTTTCAGGGTCACCGCCATATCGTCGGCCAGCGGGCTCATCTGCCCATTGAGAATGGTCGCGGCCTCCTCGACACGGTTTTGCGCGGACAGTTGCATGACTTGCGCCTGGAACTCCAGATACTGGTGCTCAGCGACCTTGAAGCGGTCGAACAGCTTGCGCTCTTCGGGCAGCACGATCAGCACGTCATAGCGCTGCTGGGCTTCACTCAGCACACCGCGCAGCTCATCGAGCTTGGCGACATTCTGTTCAAGCGCCTGTGGATCGCGATTGAGCAACAAACGCATGGTCAACGCGCGCAAACGCAGCATGTCCTGACTCATCTCACCGACCGCCATCACGCTCGGCAGCCAGTTGTTGTCGACCTCATCGGACTGCGCGCGCATGTTGGACATCTGCAGCAAAGCGAACGCCCCGAGGGCAAACACCATCAACGCCAACAGGCCAAAACCGAGGCCGGCGCGCGGGGCAATATTGAGACTACGGATACTCATTGCTCTGGTTCCTTCCAAAAGCGCTGCATCAACCCTGCAGCTGGTTGCTCTAGAAGGTATCGGCCCGGCGAAAAATTGCGTAAGACAAAAACGCGATATCAAAAGGCCTTGATCCTTCCAACCGACGGCATTAACGATTCAGCGTGCTTTTGCCGGACTTGAGCTCTGTTCGCGGCAAGATCGCCAGGAAGTTATCGCGAGCCACCCTGCGGGCGACATCTTCCGGCAATGCATCGAGAAATGGCTTGAAGCTGCGCATTTCCTCACCGAGTTTGTTGAATCGTCCTACCACGTCAGAGCCGAGCATGAAGCGCTGCGGGTATTTCTCGACCAGCGCCAGCCATTCCGGGCGTGGCTGGCCCTGCTCATCCAGCAAATATGGCGTGAGCATGCTCCACGACAAATCAACATACAGATTCGGGTAGGCCTCAAGCATGCGCGTCAGCGTTGGCAGCAAGAATTTCAGTTGGGTCTGATGCCGATGAATTTCGGCGCTGGTCCCGGCATGCGCCCAGATGAAGCGCGTGTGCGGGTGATTACGCAGTGGCTCTTCGATTTCCTTCAGGTACAGCGGATTTTTCTCACGCTTGGAAGTGATGTTGGAATGCAGCATCACCGGCAGGTCGTTTTCCGCCGCCAAATGATAGATTTTGGTCATTGCCTCGTTATTGGCGCGCGGCGTGTCGCCGGACGTCAGCGCGGAGAGGTCGTCATGCCGGGTGAACACCTCGCCGATGCCCTGCCATAGCCCTGGATACAGATCGAGCATGCGCTGGATGTGCGCGGCGGAGTTCTTGTCGTTAGGATTGAAGCCCGACAGGAAGGGATGAAAGTACGGGCGCTGCTCGGGCGACAACTTTTGCACCGCATCGGCGACGATCACATCGGTTGCACTGTACCAATAGGCATCGGCGTCGTCCCCGGCGTAATAGCGCGGACGCTTGGGTTCGTCTTCGTGCCATTTCTTCGCCACCGGAATACCGGAAATCATCACATGCTCGACGGAGCTTTCCTGCATGGCTGTAAGCAATTTCGCCATGCCGGCAGTTTCCTGGAAAAAATCCACATAATGCAGATGCGCATCGCTGTAGTTGTATTCGCGGGCGGTGGCGTTGCCGGCAAAGGCCAGCAGGCAGGCGAGACTCAAACGATACAGGGACACAAGTAATCTCCGGCAAGTAGGCATAGCCTAGACCGCGCCCTGACGACAAGGGTTCATCCCGCAGGAAAGTGGAACGCGTACCAGTGGGAATGCTCTATAACTGCAAGGTCTTTGTTGATCGAACGACTTTTCCTACTGCCTGTGAGGTTCCCATGACTGTTACCGTCAATACCGTCTCCGCTGAAGGTTTTCGTCACACCGTACAGATTGATGACCACGAATTGTTTGCCGACGTGCCGAAATCCGCCGGCGGCGAAGGCTCAGCCCCTGAGCCGCATGACTACTTCGACGCGGCGCTCGGTGCCTGCAAGGCGCTGACCCTGAAAATGTACGCGAAGAAGAAAGACATCCCGCTGACCGGCGTCGGTGTCGACGTCAAACGTGACAACAGCGAAGAGCAGAAAGGCAAATACGTCCTGCACGTCACCCTCACCCTCAAAGGCGTACTCACTGACGCCCAGCGTGAGGAGTTGTTGCGCGTCGCCGACCGCTGCCCGATCCACAAACTGATGACCACCAGTGAAGTGACCATCGAAACCCACGCCCCGCAGGGTTTCGATAGCCAGTAACCCTCCTGATGCCAGCGGCGGGTTATGCTTCTGGCATCGCCCGCTCAGTCTGGAATGCACCATGGACACGCAACCTCTGATCATCCGCCCGCGCGCCGAAGACGTCGAAGGCCAGCCCATTCTGCGCCCGTTGCCGTCAGCCAAATGCCGCAGCGTCGGGCCTTTCGTGTTTTTTGATCACATGCTCGAGACGGTGTATCCGACGGGCAAAGGCATGAACATCCGACAACACCCGCACATCGGTCTGTCGACGCTCACCTATCTGTTTCAAGGGCAGCTCCTGCACAAGGACAGCCTCGGCTCCGATCAGGTGGTCGGCGCTGGCGATGTCAGCTGGATGACCGCCGGCAGCGCGATTGCTCATGTCGAGCGCACGCCTGAGCCGTTGTGGGATCAGAGCTTCACGATGCACGGTTTGCAGATCTGGCTGGCGTCGCCCAAGGATCATGAACAAGGCCCCGGGCATTACAGCCATCACCCGGCGGCGACGTTGCCGGTCAGCGATAACCTTGGCGTACAGATCCGCATGATTGCCGGGTCAGGCTTTTGCCTGGAATCGCCGGTGCCGGTGCTTTCGCCGACGTTGTATGCCGAAGTGCAGATGCAAACGGCAACCACCCTGCTGATTCCGACCGAGCATGAAGAGCGGGCGGTGTATGTGCTGAGCGGAGATGCGCAGTTGAACGGCGAGCCGATTGAGCCACATGCGCTCGTAGTGCTGCCGGCCGGGGAAGAGCTGAGCCTCTTCGCCGATAGTGATGTGCACGCCGTGGTGTTTGGCGGCGCACCATTGGAGGGGCCTCGGCGGATCAACTGGAATTTTGTCGCGAGCGATCCGGCGGCGATCGATGAAGCGCGGCGCAAATGGGCGGCCGGGGATTGGCCGACGGTGCCAGGGGAAGTCGAGCGGATTGAATTGCCGCGCTGAAAAGCACCCTCACCCCAGCCCTCTCCCAGAGGGAGAGGGAGCCGACCGAGGTGTCTGGGGTAATACATCGACCTGAAAAATCTTGGCGATTATGGATTCAGCACAGCCCTTTCAGGTCGGCGTAACCCTCAAGCATCCCCCAATCAGTCCCTTCTCCCTCCGGGAGAGGGTTAGGGTGAGGGGCTTTTCGCTTTTCAGCCCTTGAACACTTCATCCAGCAAATCATGCATCGACTTGAACGCGCGCTTGGCGGTCTTCTCGTCATACATCATCTTGCCCGGCACATTGGCATGCGGATCAGTAAACGAGTGCACTGCACCGCCGTAGCTCAGCAACTGCCAATCGACCTTCGCCGCGTTCATCTCGTCTTCAAACGCCGGTAGCTGCTCTTTCGGCACCAACGGGTCGGAAGCACCGTGCAAGACCAATACCGAACCCTTGATGTTCTGCGCATCGGCCGGATTCGGCGAGTCCAGCGTACCGTGGAACGATATCGCCGCCTTCACCGACGCACCGGTGCGCGCCAGATCCAGTGCACAGCAGCCGCCGAAGCAGAAACCGAACACCGCCAGTTTCGAGGTATCGACCGCCGCTTCGCCCTGAGCCTGCAATTGCTCGAACGCCGTCTGCATACGCTTGCGCAACAGCGCGCGGTCGTTCTTCAACGGCATCATAGCCGCACCGGCTTGATCACCGTTCTGCGGACGCACGGCCTGACCGTAGACATCAGCGATCAACACCACGTAGCCCTTGGCCGCCACCGATTTGGCGATTTCTTCGGCACCGGCGCTGACGCCCATCCAGTTCGGCGCCATCAACAAACCCGGACGCGCGCCTTTGTGTTCGGCGTCGAACGCCAGACGCCCTTCATAAGGTTGGCCGTCAATCTGATAGACCACGGAACGTACAGTGACTTGGCTCATTTCTGACTCCTGATTTGTTAAACACCAGAATGAAAAAACCCGCCGAAGCGGGTTTTTCCTCAACTTGGTTAAACCGACAGTTCAACCAGCAGCTTGTTCAGACGGCGCACATACGCGGCCGGATCCTTCAAGCTGTCGCCGGCAGCCAGGGCTGCCTGATCGAAGAGGATGTGCGACAGGTCGCCAAAACGCTCTTCGCTCTGCTCGCCATCGAGTTTCTCGATCAGCGGGTGGCTTGGGTTGAATTCGAAGATCGGCTTCGAATCCGGCACTTTCTGCCCGCTGGCTTCGAGGATCTGACGCATTTGCAGACCCAGATCCTGCTCGCCGATGGCCAGGATGGCCGGCGAGTCGGTCAGACGATGCGATACGCGGACTTCAGCCACGGAATCGCCCAGTGCGGCTTTCAGACGCTCAACCAGACCTTCTTTGGAC
This window encodes:
- a CDS encoding dienelactone hydrolase family protein — translated: MSQVTVRSVVYQIDGQPYEGRLAFDAEHKGARPGLLMAPNWMGVSAGAEEIAKSVAAKGYVVLIADVYGQAVRPQNGDQAGAAMMPLKNDRALLRKRMQTAFEQLQAQGEAAVDTSKLAVFGFCFGGCCALDLARTGASVKAAISFHGTLDSPNPADAQNIKGSVLVLHGASDPLVPKEQLPAFEDEMNAAKVDWQLLSYGGAVHSFTDPHANVPGKMMYDEKTAKRAFKSMHDLLDEVFKG